Part of the Zonotrichia albicollis isolate bZonAlb1 chromosome 2, bZonAlb1.hap1, whole genome shotgun sequence genome, tctcctcctcAAAGCCGactcctttccctcctctttCGGCCTCCCCTCCTGTCTCCCCCTCTGCcgttccttttcctctctgtattccccttctctctcttcccccctttcctctcctcccctttcggcctcccctcctgtcccctcctctactcttccttctcctctctgtaTTCTTCTTCTTTATCCCCTAGACCCtaccctcctcttccccttacTCCTTTCtattccccctctctcccttctctgtccgctgtccgtctgtccctttccagcctttcccttccctttcactTTCCTCCCTGCTATCCCTCCTCTCTTGCCGTTCTCTCCGTTCCTTCTTTCCTCTCAGCCGCGGGGCTGGGGGTTCCGGACAATAATAAAGCCCAGAGGGCCGGAGTCcggcgcccccggccccgctggaGCCCCGCTGGTGTCCCCCTGCAGTTCCATGGTTGTGAACGCAGGGGGCGCCGCCGGGGCTCCGCTTCCCCCATCCCACGGGGGCCCCTCGTTTGGAGGGGGTCCCGGGATGGGGGGTCGGGTTTGGGGACCCCCTTGTTTGAAGGGGGTCCCGGGGTGGGGGACCCCGTCATTAGGACGGGGTCCTGAGTGGGGGTCAGGAAGGGTCCCCTCGTTAGGAGGGGGTCCTTGGGGGGGGTTAGGAAGGGGCCCCCTCATTAggagggggtccctgggggggggggggggggtagGTAGGGCCCCCTCCGGGGGAGGGGGCCCcggggggggcggggcgggccccCTCCGGGGGAGGGGGCCCCCGGGGGAGGGGGGCGGGGCGGAGGGGGGGCATTCCCCCCTcctggccccgcccccctcCCCCGGGCCCCCTCCTCCGGACGGGGTCCCGGCCCTGCCCCCTCCCGGGGACCCCTCCTCCGGACCGGGGCCcgggggggagggaggggggggcgggtggggtgggggggaagCAGAGGGGGGCACGTCACTCTGCGCCGTGAAACACAAGTACACGTATAAGCACACACACGAACGGCCCTCCCCGTCCGgccccccccaccccacccgccccccctccctcccccccgGGCCCCGGTCCGGAGGAGGGGTCCCCGGGAGGGGGCAGGGCCGGGACCCCGTCCGGAGGAGGGGACCCGGGGgaggggggcggggccaggAGGGGGGAATGCCCCCCCTCCGCCCCGCCCCCCTCCCCCGGGGCCCCCTCCCCCGGAGggggcccgccccgccccccccgggaccccctccTCCGGAGGGGGCCCTACctacccccccccccccagggaccccctccTAATGAGGGGGCCCCTTCCTAACCCCCCCACCACCCCCCCGGACCCCTCCTAACGAGGGGGCCGCTGTAACCCGCACCCCCCGCCCGCACCCCCCAGTGTGCAGTGTGATGTAGGGACAGCCGGAACCCCGGCGGTGTGGGGCGGTGTATTGAACTGGAATGGGGGGACCCGCAGAGCGGCTCCGCCCCGTGTGGGGGCCCCAGCGAGGGCGGGGGCGCCGGGCTCCGGCCCTCAGGGCTTTATTATTGCCCGGCACCCCGAGCCCCGCAGCTGCGAGGAAAGAAGGAGAGCGGGGAATACAGAACGAGAATAGGGGAGCGGGGAAGGGGGGAGCGGTCGGGGTGGGCGGGGCAGCAGGGGACGGGGCGGGGCGGAGGGGCGGGGCAGCAGGGGACGGGGCGGGGCGGAGGGGCGGGGCGGAAGGCCGGGTGGcgagggaagggagaggatggAGGAATAGGGTAGGGTAAGGTAGGGATGAGTAGGGTAGGGGTGAGTGAGGGAATAGGGAGGTGGGATGGGAgcggggggcggggggcggccgtagggggggagggaggggagggctaggggggagagggaggggggggggttaggggggggggtgggtgtggggggtgggggaggggaggaagggaggggagaaaggagaggtgtagagaaacagaaacacaaaagaaaagaaatacagagaaaaatataGAGGAACAGAGATATAGAGCCCCGACCGACAGCACCCTCACCCACCGGACCTCCGAGGAGCAAATGGCTCCGCTCGGCCCTCTCCGCGCCTTAAATTCCCCAAGGCCCCGCCCCGCCAGCCGCACTGGGATCGCTCACACCTGTGCACGCCCCGCCCCTCACACCtgtgccggccccgcccccggggccccgcctccccgccccgcccctcTCCCGCCCCCCCTCCCGCCCATAAAAGCCGGCCAATCCGCGCCTGTTCCGTTTTCTTCGGGGGATGCTTTGCTCGGGATGCTGCGGGAGCGTCGGTCGGAGCGCTGCGAGGAGATCCGGATCGGGGGCTGGTGCTGCGTAGAGCCCGAGGTGCTCAGGTAAGACCGGGATCGGGAGCTGGGCCCGGAGCTTCGGGTCCTGGTCCTGCCGGTGTCCGCTGTGGGAGGCGGACAGGGTATGGGGGCTAGGTGAGACCGGGATCCGGGCTCGGGGATTCCGGTCCTGGTTCTGCTGGTGTCTCCTATGGGAGGCGGGCAGGGTGTGGGTGCTAGGGCTGGATGGTTGAGGCCGGATTGGGACTGGGATCGGGACCGGTATcgttgcaggtggaaagagccGCTCCGGCATGGCTGCTCGGACCGTGTCTGATACTGCTCCTCCGGCTGCGGCCAGTGCGGGACTGAGGTCCCACCGGAGCCGGATGATCGAGGTGAGAATAGGACCAGGACCAGACCGGCATCGCTACAGGTAGGAAGAGCCGCTccggaatgggcgctgggaccgAGCCAGGTACTGCCGCTCCTGCTCTGGTCGGTGCAGGTCTGGGGTCCCGCCGGGGCTCTGGGCCGTGGGGAGCCGGGGCTATGATGGTGCTGGGCGCCAGGAGGACGGCGCTTCCCTAGAGCAGCCGCTGGATCACGGCTGGAAACGGGTAGGGCGGGGGAATCGCCTGTGACAGCTCCGGGACCCCccgggccccgccgctcccTCAGCGCCGCCGCCCGTCCCGCGGGGCGCCCCCTGGCGGACACGGCGCCGCCCCTCAGCCCTGCGGGGACACCGATCCCGGCCCGGCAGCACCGCGGCCACCGCGCTCCCCCGTACCGGGACACCGCGCTCCCCTGTGAGAGCCACAGCGCCCGCATCCCCCTGCTCCGTGTCAGCATCCCCGGGGGATCCCCGCCGAACGACCAggactggggctgctgctcccgctGCGGCTGTACCCGGTGTGGGCCTGGAGGAGGCCAGAAGCCCCCGAAGGGCTGGCAGCCCTCGCGTCCTAGGgatctgcaggaggagctgtgcctgcagcgtGCCGAACACACATCTCGGTGTGGGCACCGGGACAGCGCTGGCACAGACACGGCTAAAGCGCTGCCTGCGGCCCctcagccaggggctgctctgaacAGGCACACAGAGATACCTCAGCCCGGACAGACACCACCGACAGCCCAGAAGGACCCCAAGGAGCAGCTGGCATTACCTGGAATGGAGGCACAGACCGTTTGCAGAGGGGCTCAGACAGCAGTTCCTGTTTCCGacctcccagagctcccaggtATGTCTTGTCCACCCCAaatctcctctctcctttccaGCCTGAGGCCATCATCCCTCAGCAGCGCTAAAGCCAAAGCCATCTTCCCTCACAGGTATTGAATCCCAAGCAGTATACTTTGGAGATGCCTCAAAATCAGATGTTCAACTGGGATGAAGTTTGGAACTTCCCAGGGAGCCAGCTGGAAGTGCAGAAGTGAAGGGAAGCTTTTGCAGGTAGGTCCCACTGGATGTGTGCTGAAGGCAGGGATGAGCATCCCTTTTCCTGAGGGGAAAGAATGTGtagaggctgctgctgaggctctgAAAGGAGCTGGGCTTCTGCAGGGAGAGGTGTGCtgcctcagcacaggctgggagtgCATCCAGCCACTGCCTTGTCCTGCTTTAAAACATCATCTGGAGCCCGAGCTCCAGGGGTGGGGGAGTGAAATCAGCTGGGTTCCAGGGAACTCTGCCAAGTGACCCCAGGGACATCAGGGGAGATGGGGGATGAGGATTTTAAACAGCAAGTTCTATGGAATATAGACCTGTCCTTGTCCTGATCCCACTCAGCTTCCCTGGAacctctgctggctcctgacacagctggtgcAAAAGTGGTACCTCTGCATGGGAATTTCCACTCTCCATGAGGCGCTGTCAGGTTATTCATCAAGGAATGCGGGGCTGTGGGTACAACTCACCTGAACTAGCAAAGCTGATagcaaaccccaaatccaggcaCCACATAGAGAGCAATCTTTGTGCTGGCCTGTCAGCTAAAACTCCCCCTGGGCTAGGAAATTTCAGCAGTCAAATACATGGAATGCTCTAAATCCCAGTAGCCAGCATTCCCCAGGGGGACAATCCAAGTCCCAGGGTGGCAGCTGctgtccttcccctgctgctggtgggacAAATTCCCCTCAGAACGGGCAGGAGAGGGCCTGGGGAAGTGCCGGGAGGTGAGGCCGCTGCAATGTCACCTGGATCGGGAGATGAGGCCACTGGAATGTCACCTGAATCGGGAGGTGAGGCCGCTGCAATGTCACCTGAATCGGGAGGTGAGGCCGCTGGGATGTCACCTGGATCGGGAGGTGAGGCCGCCGCAATGCCGGCTGAATTGGGAGGTGAGGCCGCTGGAATGCCGGCTGAATCAGCTGGGAGCATTCCTTCCCTGTAGGAGCCAGAGCAGATCcctcctggccaggctgggggcagccGCTGGATCTGCTCTGGGGTAgaaccccctgccctgccctgccagcagccctgactctgctttccctccccactcctcAGGGTGTCAGGGCCGCCGTGAGGGAGCTCagacccaaaaaccccacagccaCAGAGTGAACGATCCCAACAGAGAAATGCAGCGTtgtgaaaaaaattctgttaaaaAGGCTGTGACAACACTGTAATGGGATTCCTAGGAACCTTCTGGTTTGCTCCTGGGTttgtttttatgtatttttagtcCCTCAATGGGCAGTTTGTAGAATTTATTCTGGGACTCAGAGGttgagcagggctggctttgGATTGGCCTTCACCTCTGCTCCCACTTGGGCCGAGCTGGGCGGACTCATcccctcagctcttccctccaAACCATCCCTGACTCCTTTCCCTGCAGGTGAACCCGGGTTTGGCCCCAagctgtcccctccccgcctGCCCTTGCCCTCACGGTGTCCCTTCTGCTCCCCAcagtgccctggggacaccagggaggtccctctgcctttctctgcccctctccagccccgGCCGCTCCTCTGCTCGCTCTCTCTGCCCCTGTCCCACACAGCGGGGCACAAAAGGGGAAAGGGGTCATTAATTCAATTAATTCAGCAATTAATGAATGAATTAATTCCAATTCCCCAGTGAGAAGAACACAAACTCACAGCCACCGGGGCCTGATGGGTTCCTGCAGTGAGAGCTCAGCACACATCCACAGAGGTAAGTCCAGcatctgaaggaaaaaacaaaacacgggcaaaaaaagttatttattttgcttctaaGCTATTTCAAGTTCTTAAAGCCCAGCCAACATTTGCTCTTGATTTTGGttgggtgaattgtgagcagtGGGCACAGGTCATGCCATTCGTGGGGGCAGAAAAAGTACATTGGGCTCACCTTATTTCAAGTTATTAAAAAAGACTTATAACTCTTTAAACACAACACCCTTCAATTACCATAATGTTTCTTCCTTGATTTTAACTGAGTCTCAGGATATTTTATAAAACTTAAAACAACACCTCCTCCTTAACAGACTCATAAAACATTAGACAAAAAGTCCTAATACCAGTCTCAGGCTTACACAAGAGACCCTCCccacaaccaaaccaaaaaatcaaACTAATGTACCAAAAGTAGACCTTATTAACATTAAAAATACAGTTCAACCATATCCAAAAATAACTCCAAATTTATTTCCTCCAAACACCAAATACTCTTCAAATTCTAAATCAAAAACTCtttaaaaagtaacaaaaaccattaaaaattattcaaatatCAAAAACCTATACATAAATATTACTCAAAGCCCACAAAAATATAGAACATTCTAATCAATATCCTAAATACAAAAAAAGCCCACTATACAAATTAGTACCATTCTAAATAGaacataaataaaaatctttacCAAGAAACATAGCTCCCAATAAATAAAACCACCATGTAAGGATACAGGTAGTAATAGTAACCCAACAATCTAAGGTTTCTCCAAAACACTTTCAAAACttcaatatttataaataacaaCCTTCAATAATTCAAGTattaataaaatgaaacaaaattaaatttcactATGTTTAAGTCTAAATAGtcttaaatttcattttatcacTGTAATGGTCTAATAAAATTGGTTTATTATTCCTTACTATCAGAATTAATTAATTCTAAATCTTATTTATTGAAACTTATcctaaattttttaaaaaataatttatctaaACTATCAAGTATATAgttaattttcttaaaaaagtaaaacaactCAAATTAAAACAACTACAATAAAACTCTAACAAACACCTACTCATAAGTAAAAAAATACAGTTGATTACATCAtccatttaataaaaaaatctattctTCATTACAATCTCTAGTTTTTATCTTTTGTAAATACCACCAAAAAAATAGCAATTACTATTAATATCatactattttaaaatttttactcTATTTCCGtaatacataaatatttttagaaagttaCCTTAGGTTCTCCAAACACTTAGTACTAATAGGCTAATTatagaaaattattaattttataataaacataatttataaaattttattgtAATATTTACAACTGACTTTCACATACTTTACCATCTCTTTATGTAATTACCAAAACCACATCATTTCAAAATCTCACGTTTATTCTCTAACCACTTATACATCTCTGAAACCAAGTTAACTCCCTAACTAATCTCTACACTAACTCTGTCATTTAACCTAATATTATctcataattttatatatttttcaaatttaacaAAAAGCTTCATTAAAAACCTCCTCCAAACTATTAATCCTCtcactttcctcagttattattattacaaaAACACTTCTATAAAAAATCCAACTAcaacaataatttatttttctaagttTCATACTAAGTATTCAGCCTCTCCTACAGCTACATTTCCTGCCCCCTCACACTCTCTGTATCCAAATCCAAATTCACAATCCTGTCTGTAACCACTTTCaagtctttaaaaaataagtttacTATATTCAAAACATATATGttctaaaaatacttttaaaaaaacaactattaaataatttaattcatCTCTAATCCTAAAATTTTTACTCATAActactatttttaaaaaccttaTATAAAAATGTAGTAAGTAACATCCACCAATTACAATGTAAACTATAATCAAACCCTAGGTCCAGTGAAAAAACTATTTGCtacatacaaaataaaatacaaataattttaaCTTAACACACTGACTTTTTCAATATAACAACTAAACCTATTTTTAACAATTATGGAACCTTCcactaatttaaaatttatcaaCGGTTACAAACTCTAAAATAATATACAATATTTTAATACTTAATAAATATATCATTTCACATGTTACTAATTATATATAATCTAAATAAttcctaattattttttctttactgcATACATTATTTTAATCTAATATTTCTCCATACttataacaaaaataattataatatcTTAAATAAGTATCTCACAAATCTCCATGCTATTTTATAAACCAAGATGCATCAGTAGTTTATTTCTCAGATGAAAATGTGAAGCTGGGAGGAGTTTGGGGATTCTTGCTGGCCTgaaagagaggaggagaagaaaattaTTGCACTGTGGAAGTCAAAGGATCCAGCTTTCACACTTGTGCTCTGCTGGCTCACTGTGGGGTTTTATCCATGAGAGGTGACACCAATTCAGACATAACAGtgcccttttccagcatttCTATTCCCAACTATTTCAGACATATTAAAAGGAAGCTCATTTTTCTTATTGCATTCTTTGCCTCATTTAACAGAACAATTTTTATCTCCCTTGTCAGTCCTTCAGCACTGGGCTCTGTACAAAGGGATGGTGCCTCACAAGCAATCCCAGAGAGAAACCCCGCCAAAGCTGCCAGGGGAAGGTCCCAAGGCACTccagagcacagccagctgtccctgccctgccagcccacacagccctgtcccatccagctgggctgggcaggccagccaggggctgcccttcctctgggagcacagagagacagcctgggcagcacctgggaacagcaggggaaagggaaaatgctTTCTGTCAGAAAATGAATGTCTGTAATCACAACTTCTGGACAAATTCAGTAACAGCACTTTCATATGATAAATATGGGCCCTGCCCATCCTGCCAGCCCAGGTGAAAGCAGGAAGGAGAGCTACAGGAACAGCAGGAAGGCAGAGTCCCTTATTTGGATGGATTTCCCAAAGTCTCTGCTGCACTGTACACTCTGTGCTCTTTAAAAGAATGGATTGCTGCTACAAAAATGATATTTTAtcagccacagccagggcagggtgagCTACAGCTGCAGAGCCAGGTGTGGGGGAGAGCTGGAGAAGTGAAGAACAGGCAATCTTGTTTAGATTCACCAGTGCTGGGAACAAGGCAAACACGCTGTCCTGGATGCATGAGGGCCACAATGGCCCTGCTTTGGTTGTTGTCCTTTGCCCCCAAGCTTTGGTCTCACCCCTCtccagaggagcagggaattcctgcagggtcaggggactctgctcccactgcagggatGCCCAGGAAAGGAGGGAGCTGTTCACAGTGACTGAGCAGTGAGGAGCTGTGCCacgggcagctggggctggaaatCCTCACTCAGGATGGCACACTGGATGTGCCAGGAAGCACATGCACTCACCTGTGCCCATTTTGTGATGTGTCAGTCAGAAATCATGTAACCAGCACCTTGCTCCTCACTGCACCACTTagaaatacattaaaaacagaaaaaccccaaacaaaccaaccaaacaacacCCACAAAAGAGAGGGCTCAGTGCAGCAGCATCTCAATGTTCTGCTCAGGGATGgacagaaaggaggaggaaagctgTTCTTCCAGTGCTGCCAGGTCTGCACCAAGCAGTCTGAAACAGCCAAAATTGCCTCACCTGcacttccctccctgccctggctgctgagggacagaggcaccacagcccaggctggcagcactcACACCCTGCTAGCACAGACACCTCCATGTTCCATCTCTGGCCCAACAATCCCAGGATGTTTCTGCTGTCCTGTCACACTTGGCAAATGTCACTGACATTGATGCAGGCACACCCTGTGTGGCTCTGGGGTCAGAGCCCCTTTGGCACAAAAACCCCAGAGAAGGTTGGAAGGAATCTGTTAAATCTTCCTCACTCAAAGCACCAGTTTATCAGATTATGCTCCTTTCTGACCCAGACATGGGGCAGCTGAGAGGCATTTTAAAAACTTGGATTCCATGTTCAGTCTCatgtgaagggtgagacaatacagatgttataattcaccCATCACAATCAGCagccaactatttcctaattcCAATACACTGTAAGTGTTTCTTGGCCTATCAGCTTCTGCCACACCATGCTGTaaatgccttaaagccaatcATCTAAAATTACCCCCTGTGAATCTTattacaatgcatctttcatagttCTATTTCTCTAAGGTATCCAGTCTTATTTACAAAGTCATCCTTTAAAACTTGTTTCTAGCTTCAgttctctctcagcaatgccTGTCCTATTCCGTGCCATTTCTAAGTCAGCATTTCTTATCTCAGAATTTCCATACAGATCCACACTATGTGAGCCTTCTGTCAAACTCTGGAAATTTCCTACACATCCATTTCCCtcccagagctgttccctgcccagcccaggggctgtgggtgctgctgcagggcacaggggctggAGGGCACTGCAGTGTGACATTAAACCAGCAGAGCAATTGCCAAGCACAGAGATCCATCCTCACCTGCTCTGATGGCTgaatccctgctccagggaggaTGGCCTGGGCTTACacgctgccctgccagcagaaGGGAAAGGGTTAATGGAGCTTTTGGGCACATTCTGTCCCAGAGGGGTTTGGCACAGGCACGGGAagctctcacacacacagaaaggGTTAATGGAGCTTTGGGGCACATTCTGTCCCAGAGGGGTTGGGCACAGGCACGGGAAGCTCTCACACACAGGGAAAGGGTTAATGGAGCTTTGGGGCACGTTCTGTCCCCAGAGGGGTTGGGCACAGGCACGGGAAGCTCTCACACACAGATTATCGCGAGccagagccctccagggcacccTGGAGACAGAGAGCAGGAACAGACCCAGCTGCAGCGCTgatcctgctcctgctttcccccaggggcagggacagcattCCCTCCCGGCCCCGAGAGCCCCAAGGACAGTCATTTattggggtggcactggagctGCCACTTTGCTGCCACTCCTGCCCTAGAGCCAGCAGGTTTCTGCGGGAGCAGGAGTTATTTGTGCAGGTCAGAGGCTGCACATCCCTAGAGCATTCCCTTAGGGACACAAAGCTTCCCACGTGCCTTCTGCAGTCCAGTTTGTAATTTAAGTGCATTTCCAGAGAGTTTCAATGGGAATGAGGTGCcctggtgccagcccagcatCAGATATGGGGCATGAGGAGACTCACCAGACACATTCCCTGCAGACTCTCCCCTCTCAGCgctccagctgcagcattcGCATTTCTCACCGAGTTCTCTTTCCAGGATTCCCAGCAGGAAACCGGTGGCCGCTTCCAGATGCAAATCCCCAAGGCAGcgctgctcctctcccccccGAACCCCCCCTGCCTCCatcctttcctccttttatAACCATGGTCCCACCCAGGATTCAAAGGGCGGCTCCCAGGTGCTTCCGAGACCCAAATCATTCCAGGTGTTGCAGGAATTAACAGAAATAAGCTCGTCCCTTTTGGGGTAACAAATTATCTGTTTCCTCATTCCCCCTTCTGTCTTCTATTCCCTAAGGCAAAACACCCAGATCAGGTGGGGGCCAGGGGAAAATGTCAAGTCCAAAGCCAAACCAAAGTTGTTTTTCCATCAGTTTCCCTCAGGACTGTTCAGTTTTCCCGCTGTTCCtcggccacaggagcagcttctcTCTGGGACCcgtggggtggcacagggacccccGTCCTGCTGCCAAGGTTTTGGAGCCTGTTCCATGTATAACTTTAGATGTCCTCCAcatcccagcagctctccaggggGAAGGGGACACCACAGCACTGGGGGTACTGAGGAGTGACTTCATCCAGCCACACACCTGCAGCTGTGGCTCACTTACCTGTTTTTCCCCATGCCCAGTTTCCCAG contains:
- the LOC141726711 gene encoding uncharacterized protein LOC141726711, which gives rise to MAARTVSDTAPPAAASAGLRSHRSRMIEVRIGPGPDRHRYSAAARPAGRPLADTAPPLSPAGTPIPARQHRGHRAPPYRDTALPCESHSARIPLLRVSIPGGSPPNDQDWGCCSRCGCTRCGPGGGQKPPKGWQPSRPRDLQEELCLQRAEHTSRCGHRDSAGTDTAKALPAAPQPGAALNRHTEIPQPGQTPPTAQKDPKEQLALPGMEAQTVCRGAQTAVPVSDLPELPGIESQAVYFGDASKSDVQLG